ttcctactttgttgcattgcaacctgtaatttaaattgatttttatttggatttcatgtagtggacatacacaaaatagtctaaattggtgaagtgaaatgaaaaaaattacttaaaaaaaatatatataataattaataggaaaagtggtgtgtgcatatgtattcaccccctttgctatgaagcccctaaataagatctggtgcaaccagttaccttcacataattaattaaatgaagtccacctgtgtgcaagctaagtgtcacatgatctgtcacatgatctcagtatatatacacctgttctgaaaggccccaaagtctgcaacaccactaagcaaggggcaccaccaagcaagcggcacaatgaagaccaaggagctctccaaacaggtcagggacaaagttgtggagaggtacagatcagggttgggttttaAAAAAagatccaaaactttgaacatcccacagagcaccattaaatccattattaaaaatttttaagaatatgacaccacaacaaaccttccaagagagggccgcccaccaaaactcaaggaccaggcaaggagggcattaatcagagaggcaacaaggtGACctaagataaccctgaaggagctgcaaagctccacagcggagactggagtatctgttcataggaccactttaagccgtacactccacagagctgggctttacggaagagtggccagaaaaaagccattgcacgcacaaagcaaacatgtttggtgttcgccaaaaggcatgtgggagactccccaaacatatgaaagaaggtactctggtcagatgagacaaaaatgttactttttgaccatcaaggaaaatgctatgtctggcgcaaacccaacacctctcatcaccccgggaacaccatgtttttcatcggcagggactgggaaactggtcagaattgaaggaatgatggatggcattaaatacagggaaattcttgagggaaacctgtcagtcttccagagatttgagactgggacagaggttcaccttccagcaggacaatgaccctaagcatactgctaaagcaacactcaagtggtttacggggaaacatttaaatgtcttggaatggcctagtcaaagcccagacctcaatccaattgagaatctgtggtatgacttaaagattgctgtacaccagtggaactcatacaacttgaaggagctagagcagttttgccttgaagaatgggcaaaaatcccagtgacttgatgtgccaagcttatagagacataccccaagagacttgcagctgtcatcactgcaaaaggtggctcaacaaagtattgactttgggggggtgaatagttatgcatgctcaagttttcagtttttttgtcttatttcttgtttgattCACAataatgttgtgtaaatcaaatgatacaaacccccccaaaaatctattttaattccaggttgtaaggcaacaaaataggaaaaatgccaaggggggtgaatactttcacaatcCACTGTAAGTGGTTCAGCCAGAGCatggacttaaacccgatcaaacatctctggagagacctgaaaataactgtgcagcgacactccctatccaacctgacagagcttgagaggatctgcagagaagaatcggAGAAAGTCCCTAAATAcgtgtgccatgcttgtagcgtcataaccaagacttgaggctgtaatttctaaaaagctggttttgcttattatggggtattgtgtgtagattgatgagggagaaaaCTTTTTTTTTCAATCAATTCTAGAAATAGattgtaacgttacaaaatgttgaaaaagtcaaggggtctgaatactttttgaatgcactgtatttttctACCTGTAACGTTTTGTTGTGCAATGCGTTGTGTCCTCTGTTTTACTGTGTGTGAGACGTTTTCAACTTCACAACTGCAGTATGTCATACGTCCTGGGTTTGTAACATCCCTTCTCCTCTATATCCCCACTCCCGACTACACGTCACGTCATGTGAAATCTCTGGAACAGCTTCCGCTCCTGGCTGAAATGGAAATACATATATAGGGCCTATACATAGTCAGACATGTGAGGGCCAGGCTATACATAGAAAAGAATGCTGCAACACAGAGCAGAGGGTGCTACTTTTTCCACACAGAACTTGATCAGTCTACGTCACTGAAGGACATCTTCTAATATATTGGTTAACCTTTTCCAGGGACCACAGCTATGAGATAGCCTAGTCAGAGATcggtttgtgctcttgccaactctatTGCTGCCATTTTAAAGCCAAACAATTCCATAAgcagttggcaagagagcagaaacagacccTATGAGATTCTGTGTCATAAAAACACACAATCATTCTAGCAACTATTAAGTAGTTATAAAGGTTTTATATTCAACTCACTATAGTTGATTCATTTATTGTTGATTTTAGGAATTTACTTTATTTTTTGAACAATATTATCCTATATGTTTTCATGTTAATGGTTGGTTGTCTGTTGTGTCTCTCTAGTGGCCAGGTTTCAGACTGGAGGGCAAGGTCCCAGCAGTGTCCAGAGGGGAGGACAGTGGTGAGGTCAGTTCCCTGTCTGGAGAGAGGAAGCCTGATTGGCTGGGCCCCGCCAAGTTACAACTGAGCCAGGGAGACAGTGGCGGGTCTGGCCCCTGGCAGACAGAGAGCAGCCTGGCTGAGTCCTGGTCCACCGTGGGAGACATGATGGACCCCGAGAACACCAGGAGCCTAGACAGCAGCGACGGAGTGGTCCACCTAGCTGAGGAGCGCAGCGAGAACCACTCCTCCATCTCCGACATGGTCCACCTAGAGCGGGAGGAGGAGATACtggcagaggagaaggaggacgGGAGcctgggggaagaggaggagctgCAGACCAGTGTGATGAGTGTGCTTGGGGGAGGAGACATGTCTGAGTTCAGGGAAGAGGAGCTGGACACCCAGGAATTATCACCTTCATCTGAGGTGTCAGCTGACCACCAGGAGACTATGGATTTAATGATGTCTGTGGCTGAGGAGCTATTTGTCCAGGAGGAGCCTGTTGAAGTATCCCACGCCACCACCGCCTCTATGCCCATGCCAGTTTGGAAGCTAGAGCCCCCCTCTGCATCCTCTACTCCTGTCCCCTCAATACCTACACTAGCTGAGTTACATTCAGAGCTCCAATACTCTATGCAGGAGCAGCTCCACCCTCCCCCGGTCCTAGGACCTGGAGCACcacagccaccagaccagagccaaactaacagccaacCAGAGTCCTCGGTCTCGCTCCCCACTGCCCAGGAGACACAGGAAATCCCACCAGTGACGCAGGAGGTTCCGCCAGAAAAGACAGAGGCTGAGCTTGCTACATCGCTCCCTGCCACTGAGCTACCTGTGCTGCTGTGTGGGGGCGCTGCAATGGTGGCTATTGTGGGAGTTTTAGCTTATGGGGCTGTGGCTTACTGCAGAAAGTAGCAAACCCCTATCCTGTGAGCCCCAGCAGCCATATAACCCAGGTCTTTTAAAATCTACTCTAAACTATTCCACCAAGAACATACTGGATTTTACACAATGCGTTTCTTTGCATCTAAGTAGTATTATGAAGGTTGGTTACATTTTTTATCTATTTCCTGTGCTACCTCAGTTCACATAAGAGCTCAGGAGATTTGGAAGAGCTAGAATTTTTGTTTCTCTGTAAATTCACAGGAAATTACACTTTTAAAATATCTTAACAATCAgatgtttgtttgttgtttattttttgtcCCTGTCAAtgcactataaaataacacacacgcacacacacacactaattataACTATAGTTGAGCCACTTCAAGGGGTATTGTATAATTGCTTGTTCTGTGTCACTGTGGGCAAACTCAGTGACTATGTTAGTTTTTGATCAAATGTATTAGTGCATATTAATCTGTATAGTGACTCAGCTGCAAATCAGCAAAGGGCCAAAGCTTATGTAGCAGGTGTGGATATCTGGAGTTACAGTAACCACACTGCACTGCCCCCTGTTGCTCAGTTTTCTGTAATACAGAACAACAGCTACTATTTGTCTACAAACCCGAGAGGTGGATTTCCTGTTCTACATGGCAAATAAATAGAGGTCTTCTGCAAGCCCTAAAGAATTGAATGCACTCAGATTGTGCTCTGTGCTCCAATATTTCCCTACATTGGCCGGTGTGGGGGAAATAGATTTGATAAGCAACTGTCCCTTTGCCATTTTTATTCCTTGTGAAATACACCATGGTTACTCAGCAAACATTCCCAACCTTAATTATCGCTCTGTTATAAAAAATTATAAATGTTAACACTTTCTATGAAGTACATACATATACCGTTTTTTTCTTTGAACTGAAGGATTGACTAAATTAgatgtattattataattttctGACATGGTGTGATGTCGGTCTTTACTACTTCCTAGTGGCCATGTGTGGAACAGTTTTTCCTGTtgtggatttatttatttaacctttatttaactaggcaggatAAGTCAGGGTATAATTATAAGTGACTCATATTCACAGGTCCATGTCCATGGATTCATTGGCTAAAACCTCAAATGGAAAAAGTATAAATTAAGTTATTAATTCTGTATTATTTCATTTGACATATCTAAAATTATATCTAAAACAATCTCAGAGATATACatcatatttttttctaaatagTACCTGTGGTTAAATTTTCTCTATGCGTATTGAACCACAAGCCAAAGGTTATCTACACTGTTAACAATGACTGTCCCAAATTAACATGTATTCATACTCCGTTAATAGGAACCAGTGGCATCTGCAGTTACTTTGATAtagggagaaaaaaaatacattcttgCAGAACAaaaattaaacaaaataacaaaaacaaaagaaacTCAACATCCACATCCATAACTCTGACCATAACATGATCTCACTGATAAAGTTTTACAATGCTGTGGCCTCACAAACGTTATTCCACTGATCTAATCTGTGTCAGTGCCTTTGGTACTTCTTGATTTTCATTGAGTGGCAGTAAATAAAGAAGTTGAATAGGTGTCGACCGTGTTGCGGTTGCACTGCCCTTCCCTCGTTGGTGTTGATATAAACACACCTTTTCAATAGAGCCTGCAGAGAAGGGGAAGGAAAATGCTTCTTTGTTTGGTGAGATAAAGCAGCCCGCACGGCTGCTTTATGGTTAAATGTAAACACCTTGGCACAGACATGCACTCATACACACCCCCGCACGCACAGACCACTCTCAGGTAACTATTTCAACCTCAATCTTCCTGCTATGGGTTAATTGTTATAACTATAGCTGTGATGTTGTAATCAAAACATGTACTTGATAACAATCTATACAAATACATTTAGTAAATAGAGGGAGTCAAGAGAGCCTGTATTATTGGTTGCATGGTTGTTGTTTTTGATTTATAGTTTACTTTTGACAGAAGTTTGACCATGTTAATGTGTACAATTGAAAGAAAGCTAGAGGGGGAGAACGTTTAGGTACTGTGGTTTCTAGCATTCAAGCAATACGAGTCACCTAGAGGAAACCccacacaagcacacgcacatctatacacacgcacacacatgcacccatcacacacacagtatgcagtaagttcaaatgtattttcaaTTCCAAAACTGTCTAGTTATATAAATGTATGGTCTAGTTCAGTGAGTGTAGACAGTGGTTTTACAGCATATGCCATTATGTATCCTAGGGATACGGGTAGATATCATCTGTGCATCTTTATTGCACTGTGTCCATAATCTTTTAATCTACCCATCCAGGAAAGATATCCGCTCTATTCACACTCAGCGAACCTGAAAGGGGAACTTCAGGAGTCAGTCCGTTGATATTTAAAACGTATGTCGGCAGCATCTAATAAATGAACTTCTCAAAAATCCCTTGTTTATTTGGAGAGGGAGGAGTTGGGATTTGCGGACAAGACAAATACTTATACTTGAACTATTAATCATTAACGATAGCTTTCATGACTCAGGTCAGAAGTCTGACCCATAATGCATAGATCAGTTCCACAGTTCCAGTCAAGCAACACATATCTATTTATTACAATTAGTGATATCTGTCCAACATATGGAAGCAAGCAACAGTGACTAGACGGTGTGGCCCACATTGATTTACTGAAATATTTAATAATTACGTTAATCATCTCAAAAAGGTTCAATTTATGTAATCGACTCACAGCAAGTTATAGTTACGGTACTTATGTATTGTCTTTTTTTTATCATCACCTAGTTTGTTTAATGCTTTGAAGTATTGAGTGTGAAAATGAAATCAACAAATGCTGTTAAAAATATAGAAACTGTGATGTGTACATTAGCAATCCCTAGTGGTTCAGAGGGTGCAATCACGTTACACAAGGTTTTAACAGGTGCAGATGATTCAATCATTAGAATTAGGGAAGTATGGTTTTTAATCATATACTTTTCAGTCTCCTGCTGAAATCAACACTCATCATGAACGCCTTATTGTGTTTGTCTTAGGCATACAGTAATATCCATTACAAGTCAGGATAAATCAGCAATATTGTATCAATTCTAAAACCAACAGATTGCTAATCTACTGAAATACAGGTCAACTATTTACCAGACATGATGCAACACTTTTCACTACTTTTGATAGATCAGGAGCCATCCCCAGTGTGTCCATAATAAATTACTATGAAAAAAAGGCCAAATGGGCTAAAGGCTACATGGAGCTTATACTCAGGCTTTAGAATGGAAAACGAATAGGGTTTTTATCCCTTGATGTCAACGACTGCAGTTTGGTTACAgatacagtgcctatagaaaaTCTACACCCCCTTggattttcttcacattttaataTATTACAAAGTGGGACAAAAAATAATTGAATTGtactttttttgtcaacgatctacacaacacaacatttttttttaaagatgaatgaaaaataaaaacattaatataccttgattagataagtattcacccccctgagtcaatacatgttagaaacacctctggcagtgattacagctgtgactctttctgggtaagtcccataagagctttgcacatctggattgtgcaatattcacccattattcttttcaaaattcttcaagctctgtcaaggtatTGGGGATCATGTCTAGACAGCAATTTTAAAGTCTTGTCATtggttttcaagcagatttaagtcaaaacattcactgtcttcttggtaagcaactccagtgtagatttgactttgtgttgtaggttattgttcagctgaaaggtgaattcctctcccagtgtctggtggaaagcagatgaagcaggttttcctctaggattttgcctgtgcttagctccatcctgtttattttcatcctgaaaaacatcccaatctttgccgatgtcaagcatacccataccatgatgcagccaccaccatgcttgaaaataaggaggcagttactcagtgatgtgttgtatttccaccaaacataaggctttgcatttaggccaaaagtgtattcctttgctgtgctttttttgcagtattactttagtgccttgttgaatACAGGATGcatattctgtatatttgtattcttcttttcactctgttgttTAGgtaattattgtggagtcactacaatgttgttcatcctgttttctcccatcacagccattgaactctgtagctgttttaaaaatCATCAATGGCCTCGTGGTGACATtcctaagcagtttccttcctgtcctgcagctcagttcagaaggacgactgcatctttgatgtgtctgggtgatttaatacatcatccacaacataattattaacttgaccgtgcttaaagatatattcaatgtctgatttgttattgttacccaaaaatcaacccctattatttcccATCGAGTGAgcccatgtaacttattatgtgatttgttaagccaaatttgACATCTGAATTAacttaggcttgcctaaacaaaggcgGTGAAAACTTATGTgacgactatattttagttattacagttttattcatttgtaaaaatgtgtcgaattttcttttcactttgacattgtggAGTATTTTGCCtagatcaatgacaaaaaaatgacaattaaatctatttcaaCCTCACTTTGTAACGcatcaaaatgtgaaaaaaaagcTTAAGGGGGTGTAGACATTCTATAGGCTCTGTACGTGTTAGCCATGTCATACACTTAAAACACTGACGATATAATGGAAATTACATAGACCTTTCCCTCAGCAGTTCAAGGGTCTCAGATTTCAATTTACAGTAAAGTCTATATTTACTGAAGAGCATTTATGGTAAGACAATATGCATGTTTATAAATATCTACCCAAAAATGCTAATTAGAATGCTATTGAAGGATATTCCTGGATAAATGAAGTCATAAGAGAGGTTATTGTTATTCATGTGTTCTGATCTAGTCACAGTGTGAAAGAGTGATTGTGGGAGGTGTATCTGATCTGCTCTTCCAAAAAGAGAAGTATTGCCAACCACGAATTGACGTTGACACATTTAAATTGACCAATCTCTTTATCTGACACTTCGTTTTAGCCGAAAGGTGAATATTGGGGGCTTACACCACTATATATACACCTGCACAAGTACATCCATCTCACACAGACAGTGGTCAGACACTGCTTGCCTTGTCTGAAGTTCACACTCAAACATACAAAATGGTGAGTCATGACGGATTGAAGATCAATTTagttttattttaaatacatttcatgttgttttagaataaggcattTATTCCTATTCATTCTGTAGCTTAACTTTTCTCCTAATTACGACATTGTAGTTGATTGCACGTAATTGATGTTTTCCTAGATCTCCCTGGATAATGACATCAACCAGCACTTCCAGGATGCAATTGACGTGATTCAACGGCACTCTGACGATCCGTATTGTGATACAGGTAAACTTACACTTCAACACTCATGCCAGAAAACCAGATTTAAATCTGAACGCTAACAATCACCATCATTATATTTATACATTATATATTACGCACAGACATTATTGTTTATACTTTCTTTGTATTGAGCATGTCTGAAAAattattcaatacattttagttgGTTGGTTCTGGCAGTGAAGACTGTATTGAATGACTATATTTTTCTCCCTCTACTTAGACTATAAGTACTTTGAGCCTCCAACGCGATCGAGCATAATGTGCTGCTACCCCATCACCCACCCTTCTGATGTGCCAGGTCCATATGACTGGAATGAGCAGACAGTGAGTGTACAGAACAAGTGGTTGTATTTTACCAATTTAGTACTATTGACTGACTTCTCTAAGTTTGCACAACTGTGATGTATGGTTACAGTACATGTATGTGTCATGTCCCATGTGGATGTGACTGACCTGACCAGTTTATCTCTCCTCGTCCTGCCAGTCATGGCCTCACGTTGTTCCTTACGACTCACTGGGTCCATCTGTAACTGTGGAGTACCCCCAGTTCTACTCCATCGCACCGCCACCGAGGAACGGCAAAGGTGAGCAGTGTTTGGCCACCAGTGATGACAATGTCTGTAAGAGATGTGAGAGAGTACAATTACACACGCTAGAATTGAACATGTTTCTAATACTTTGGTATTCTATTACTTCAGATTTTTGATTGCCAAGTATCAAATTGACATCATTACAACTCAATCTCTGCCTGTTTATGATTTTATTATAACTAAAGTCAACCTTTTAATTTCATCAGGTCGCAAGAAGCTGCGTCTTTATGAGTACCTGCATGAGGCTCTGGGCGATCCCAACATGGCTGACTCCATCCAGTGGACGGACCGTGGCAGCAGCACCTTCCACTTCATCTCCAAGAACAAAGAGAAGTTGGCCGAGTGCTGGGGCAAGCGCAAGGGCAACCGCAAGACCATGACCTATCAGAAGATGGCACGGGCCCTGCGCAACTACAGCCGAACGGGCGAGATCGTAAAGGTGCGCCGCAAACTCACCTACCAGTTCAACCCGTCGATCATCCAGAGGCTTGGGGGCATCAGTCACGTCATTCCCCCCGCCGGGCACCCCGAGGCTGGCCACCCTGGGCGGGAGGTGCTCCTCCACCAGCAGCATGCCCCAGCTGAACAGGCTTACTATGGCTCTGCTGCTGCACCTGACTGGCACAGCTGGTATGGACATTACTCCCTCCAGGGAGACTGTGATCTTGCCACAAGCTTCACTTCATCCACAGTCACCAAGGTATGAACTCAGGTAATGTCACTGTGGAAAATAACAGAGGTTAAAAGCAGCTTTAGCTAGCTGTCAATTCATACTGCTACCCCTGCATACCTTTGCGGGGGCCTACAACTGGGGCTTGTTATGCAGCCATTGTGTTATGGGTGTCAGGAAACGTAACAGTCATGGTAAAGaaaatttaaaaatgtttactctccgttagtcagcaccttaTGCCGTTAACAAGAAAATGTAATGACCATTGATCAGGTATTGTGGACCATTGAATATGTAAATAATGAAAATATATTCACTTTTTTTACCTATGAGAACTGTGAACCAGCTATAAGCATTCGGTGTGGGTACTGTACATGTAAAGGGAAAGAATTACAATGACGGTTTCAAATAGGAACATGTATTACTGCATGCCATTTTGTAAATAATGAATTGAAATCCTTTGTATCTCACACACATTGATGTATTTTAATAAATCACTTTTGTATAATTTGTATTTGTACTGTGTTTTATTTTAGGCAATGAATTATTCAACACTGCATCAACACTGCATCAACACTGACTTCATAACTGACTTTATAACCGTGCCATTCTTGCTTACCTAACAATGGTTAAAATGTCATGAGTTCCAACAAGTGTCCCATCCTTGTTGTGTCCTAGGCAAAAAAAGAGGCAAAAGAAAGAGAAAACCATGAACTTTGTTGAATGAGCCAAATATGTCTGCTTGTGCAACGGCAATAACAACACTGTCTACCCCTCACTCACAATTCCCCATCAATCCACACTCTGTAAGACATGAACACAAGGTGTATCGCTATCCCAAAAGGCAAAACCATTGTGATAAGTGCTGTTTTCCTGTCAAGAGAGCCCATGGCTGCTCTTATCTTGCCCAGCGGTGAGGATGTGGTCAGTCCTGGGAGACAGTGCTTCTCTGGTGGTGGGCTTTGTGGGGTGGTGGTCATTGTTCCTGTGGTGAAAGTTTATTACGGTAGCCTAGTTGTGGTGAGTAGTGCAGGCCAGGCGATAAGCAAGGCAGCCCCAACTGGCTGTCATGTTGCGGAGGCATAATAAAAGCATGGGTGTCACACAGTTCCTTCATGCATTTCATCTAACACACAACTCTGTGAAAAACCTGGGATCAGGACCTGTGACTGCAGCAATCTACGTGCATCCGACAACGATGGTAAATATGAGACCGTTATAAGTTTAAGGAGAACTGCACAGTGATGTACATTGACGTCACACTTTCAAACTGAACTGTATGTGTGAGTCTGCTGTACAATTTGAATCGGTTATCTTTGTCAGAATCCTTTCGAAGATAACCAGACAGATCTGGAGGTGATTTTGGACTTTCTGGAGGAACACTACAGACAGGGCACTGGAGATGGCGGAGAAAAAGGTTATTCTCTATTAGCGTTATGAATCACACAATTAAATGGATTATTGTATATTTTTAATGCCACCTCTTTTTCTACACTATTGCAGTGGGAGGTGTCTGTGCTTTTCCTACACCAGAGACAATGGAAGGAAACGTTGGTGAAACTTGTTGTGATCACTGGTGCCATGAGGAAAAGGTACGCATtcaattatattttttatttattttacctttatttaactaggcaagtcagttaaggacaaattcttattttcaatgacggcctaggtacagtggtttaactgccttgttcaggggcagaacgacagatataAGCCTTCCCATGGTGCTTAGGTCAGCCTGTCATAGACAGCACTTTGATCTGTGAAAGATACACAGTATAGGGCTATAGTTTATTGCGTGATGTTCTGCTTGTTTTTCAGGCTATGCAATCACACGGTGGCTACACAACAACACTACTGGACCAAAACAACACTACACCGCCTGAGAAAGGGACAGACCACACATTGCCACATACTATGCCAGCAAGACcagcacccacacaccacactGGACCTGGTGAGAGAGGCAAGTTCCCTTTTTGTGGTTAGTAGATACTGCCACTGGAGCTCATGCTGCCCTGAGGGACCAATGCCTAAAGAGACCTGCCTTTAACTGTAAAGGACAATGGTCCCATACACCGCTTATCTCTGTATGTTTTACATACATATCAAATGAGCTAAATGTTTACAACTTTACCACTGAACACCATCACAGCTGGTCATCTCACAAAGGGATTTTTATTATCAATTATGACGGGATATTATTAACCGCTCCACTCTATCTTATCATTGTTACTGTGGTTACAGGTAGAAAGGTGCGTCTGTTTCACTTCTTATTTGAGATGCTGGAGAACGTTGGCATGGCCCACTGTGTTTCCTGGGTGCCAGCGGCAGCAGACGGAGTGTTCCGCTTCTCTTCCCGGAACAAGGAACAGGTAGCAGCACTCTGGGGGCAGAGGAAAGGCAACAGGAGGCCCATGACCTACCAGAAGATGTCCAGGGCGCTGAGGAACTACGCCCGGTCTGGAGAGATCTTCAAGGTGAAGAAGAAACTGACCTATCAGTTCAGCAGAGCGACCTTGAGTGCCTTGAGGAAGTGACATCAGGGAAAACTGTAAAGGACACATTTTCATATGAAAAACTGTAATCTATTGTAAATATCAATCATCAATTTGATCATCATCAATTCAATCATCAATCATTTTAAGACTGACTTGATTTAGTCTGTCGATTTGTATCAGTAGCTAGGCCTGCTGTGTGAGATTTTACACAGACAGAGGTATATGACTGGGATGTAGTGTAGGATTTTGCTATAAGATACTAAACTGACTGTACAAAGCATTAAGGACACCTGTTctatccatgacagactgaccagttgaatccaggtgaaagctatgatcccttattggtgtcacttgttaaatccacttcaagcagtgtagatgaaggggaggagacaggttaaagaaggatttttaagccttgagacaattgagacatggattgtgtgtctacacctttttttctgaggtcttggttgatttcttttgattttcccatgatgtcaagcaaagagacactgagtttgaaggtaggccttgaaatacatccagaggtacacctccaatattgtcaaatagcctatcagaagcttctaaagccatgacattattttctggaattttccaagctgtttaaaggcacagtcaacttagtgtatgtaaacttctgacccactggaattgtgatacagtgaattataagttaaataatctgtctgtaaacaattgttggaaaaatgacttgtgtcatgcacaaagtagatgtcctaaagatgccaaaattatagtttgttaacaagaaatttgtgaagaggttgaaaaacgagttttaatgactccaacctaagtgtatgtaaacttccgacttcaa
The DNA window shown above is from Salmo trutta chromosome 8, fSalTru1.1, whole genome shotgun sequence and carries:
- the LOC115198935 gene encoding transcription factor Spi-C — translated: MISLDNDINQHFQDAIDVIQRHSDDPYCDTDYKYFEPPTRSSIMCCYPITHPSDVPGPYDWNEQTSWPHVVPYDSLGPSVTVEYPQFYSIAPPPRNGKGRKKLRLYEYLHEALGDPNMADSIQWTDRGSSTFHFISKNKEKLAECWGKRKGNRKTMTYQKMARALRNYSRTGEIVKVRRKLTYQFNPSIIQRLGGISHVIPPAGHPEAGHPGREVLLHQQHAPAEQAYYGSAAAPDWHSWYGHYSLQGDCDLATSFTSSTVTKV
- the LOC115198930 gene encoding bcl-2-like protein 13 translates to MMDPENTRSLDSSDGVVHLAEERSENHSSISDMVHLEREEEILAEEKEDGSLGEEEELQTSVMSVLGGGDMSEFREEELDTQELSPSSEVSADHQETMDLMMSVAEELFVQEEPVEVSHATTASMPMPVWKLEPPSASSTPVPSIPTLAELHSELQYSMQEQLHPPPVLGPGAPQPPDQSQTNSQPESSVSLPTAQETQEIPPVTQEVPPEKTEAELATSLPATELPVLLCGGAAMVAIVGVLAYGAVAYCRK